DNA sequence from the Pomacea canaliculata isolate SZHN2017 linkage group LG7, ASM307304v1, whole genome shotgun sequence genome:
TCGTGAAGACTGAAGGTACAATTCCAAAAAACAGCACGAAAACGTAAGAAATGTATCCACCTGCCCAGCCGCACACAAGCAAGCTATTAAGTATTCGCACTAATTAAATACAATTTGTTTTGACATGGGCTCGATTTTAGCCGTCAACAGTTACAAACTgaagaattgttgttttttttttttgtttttttttttgacaaatatgCTTCAAACGCATTACTGTAAGCTCTCCTTATAAACTTACCTCTCACAAAACGCGTGTCTTTCAGTTGAAACATCAAGGCaatgaaaatatgaatgaaaattTGGTGACTGTTTTTCATCTTCGACTTGTTTCACCTGAACAAACACcgtaaaaattatttgttcgtccacattttaaaactatttttcgctaatttttttatgatgtgtattttcttttacagtcgATCTTAGCCTGCTAAAATTAGTCATTTAACATCTCATATAACGAAAACTCTCACAGTTAGTCCATTTACAGGGTTCAAGctaaatgaaacacaaattatatttaatgcttctctttatccaaaataaataattttgtcagCCTAAGCAGTTTTTTTCCGAATTTGCgaaactaaacacaaaaagaacTTTGTATGGTAAACTCGCTAAACTCCGCCCTTAATCCCCCTACAACACAGTACTGTTTGCCTAAATCACAAAAAGGCTTTTATATACTATTCGAAACACAGACTTTGTACTTACTTTAAGACAGCTTTATTTGAAATTAATAATTTCCAGGCAGCTTATGTCACAGCATACGTTTTTATACTCTAGTATTTGATTCCTAAATCCTAAAAGGGGCAACTTTCCCAGCAAAACGTCTCACAGACAGTTTTCACATAGTCATTGACTTTCAGCAtctaaaaaaggaaatagagacttaacttatttaaaatatgctttacGGTTTGAAGTAGGAAAGACTGTTTTGCTGTATGTAACAGACGACTGCGTATTCAAGGATATTTTCATTACCTTATGTTTTAGGTGAAAAGATTCTAAACATCTCAAGTGTTTACTCCTGCAAAAAGACATTCTGGCTGCAATGAGCTGCACCAAAATGATGAACCTATATCTCACTTCTTTGTTATTCCTGCTGGATGTTACTTTGTGTCAGGAAAGTTGTAAGTATTGGTTAGTAATATTTGTATTCAGTCTATTATTTGTtcgtaaaataattttttaattttaaagttaaacTGAAACCAGTTTTAAGAAGCAAAAGCTACATGTGTTTCGTCCTTTAAGCACATGCTGTTGTATCTTCCTCAAAGGTCGCCCAATGGAAGTAAAATACACCATCGCTGGTTTCATTGACAAAAATGTGAGCGTGATGTTTCATCTAAATGAGACATGTGGACAAGATGTTGTATTTCGGAACACAAGTATGACTTTCTGCCGTATTAAGCCTTCAGACAAGTCCATAGTGGGTAACTACTGCACTCGTTTTAAAAATGGATCGACTTTATTTTTGACGAAATTTAACAAACTGGGCGAACATGTCATTCAATTGCTATTGGAAAACGACTCGAACGTGATAAATCCTGCAAATGTCACCTTTAGCATTTCCGGTGAGTATTTATCTTAGTAAGTTTATATTTGAGCAATGAGATACTAAACTTTTAGTCTAGAGAATTTAACGACAATCTTCGTTGTGCTTTCAAATACTAATGATAAAATAGCACAAGACTACAGCTTTacactaaaatacaaaaagcagGTGTCTCAAACTTTAACTGAAATTGTAGTAAGCTAATTTAATGACCCGGTTCctagaaaacacaaaatatagaCTGACATGAAAGATATTATCGAacgtgtttgtttttctctgatTTATTCAGCtgttctggtcaagttcatgGGGTTATGAAGCATGTTACCTGTTGTCACCATTCTTCAACTTAAATGCTAAGCATCTGTGCATTTTAgcatattctttaaaatattcagataaTGCTTAGACAATAGTTTTTTCCTGATTTGTAAGTTATCTCACTGGTCAACCACGATCTGCTTGCAACAGATCTTTTTCAGAGGTTCCTCTAGGTTAGCTCCTCAAGTTTCTTACTAAGGCCCACtttaatcaaattattttatttatatttttatttttaatgtattatttaattACAATTAAGCACTCCTAGCCCTTTTCCATACAATTTGGGGGTAATGCAGAGAGGTAAATGTCTGAATGATATTAATGATTAAATGATTTTCTGTGATCAGCATAAACGGGCGACTAAACGTGTTCTAACAGGACTCAAGTTCGACAGACAACATTAAATTAAATGACTTGAATAATTCATtttcatggtttaaaaaaattttttttttgatcctGAAATTGAAGAGCCGTCGAAAAAACAGGATAAAAATATTGGCATTCCCAGTGCTCCAAACCTACAAGATACAACAACATCCATTTCAGACAGCAAAGAACCGAGCAGTCTGGTTCATATCATCGAAACTACTTCTGACTCCGCAAGTACAGAGCGGCCTAATAACGGTATGATTCTCCCCTTTAAAGTTGTAGTGCTCTCAAATCCAACCTGATTATAACTGATTGAAAGTGTTTAAGCTTGTACAGTATTATGGGACGGCTGATTAGCTCTAGAGTatcaatacaaaaatatacaacatTATCAACATGTGTTTTCCTTTATACAGAGTACACTATTACCGTGGTTTTGACTGTTTCCTTGGTGGTCGTGGTTATTGTTATAACCATTTCACTCTGGTGCTGCTGGAGAAGGtagttttcaataaaaattgtttttctctagTTTGTCAACTGGAAAATTTCCTGAGTGAAGAATTAGACACGTGTATGTCATTCTACCTGTATCTACATTGACATCTGCgggaaatatttcaaataacaataagaataaataataaatatgttctTTTTCAACTTCATTTTGCTCAACTTCCTATGGTGCAATTAAAGCgagtttttttacttttccagAAAGCGTCAGAAGATATCAAGGACACCAGGTTGCGAGGACAAAGACAGTGCGAACAAAGATCAACGGGataatcttataaataaaaggTTACATTTGCATATTTCTCAGTTTGGTTAGACATTGCTGTACATGCTGCTTGTTTCCAAGATTGTACtgttacaatttaaaatatttgtttatgaagaGAATCCTGAGAATACAATGAACTACGTTGATGAAAGCTGTCTTTCTTACGAATGAAGTAAATAGGTGTTACAGTATTCCTAGTCTTTAGCAGGGAATGTGAACACTGGCCCCTGTGAACCGGGCACGTGGGCGAGAGTTGACCTCAGTCCTCACTACCCTCGTCAACATAAGTTACAGGGGAACCATacgtacaatatatatataatactcaCACGTCGATCACACGGTTTACCATGTGACTCACATCCAtaatgtgtgtgtctatatatctatatataagaaagataatgacaatatgatttttttcaaaggaaagaGTAGGTCCATAGATTCTGTGTCATGTTTATGTTCCGGAGGCTTCTGAAGGCTTTGTTTAACAGCAGAAACAATAACCCTTACGTTTGTGATTAATGTTCTGTTTTTCAGTAAAGAGTCTGAAGATTTAAGCTCATTGCCCCCTTCACCATCCGGGGCTTTTACAGATTGGCAAACGTCCAAGGGTCAGCTGACATTTCTTGATGAGGACCAAAAACAGGCGCCGTGAGGACAATTCTTGTCTTAGTTTCAGGGGGAGAGGATGGAAGGGTTTAggcaaaaaaactttttgtacaTGAATTTACTGTCTTCTGCATTCGCTTGTTACGAATAAAACcagtattattttatcattactAACCCTCCCGTTAACTCAAAAACACTGTCATTCTATCACTACTAAACTTTTGTTACTTTATTATCAGTAACATTGTGTCTATTGACTACAAAGTCCTCCTAAATTAAGCGAACGATTTGAGATGAATCTGTAATTATTTCTTAAAGATAGACTTACAGACCATAGATCACTGTGTCGCCAAGCAAAATCCACATCTTTCATTGATACAGCAGGATGCAAAGTTCCAGGGACTCTGTAATATGTAATAAACCTTGTTTattaaggttttaaaaatgtttaatacattttacaatGCTAAAGAGAATATTAATTACTCTTTCTAAGTATGATACATATCGGCCAATACTAATACGCATACAGATGTTTGTGTGGATATTTGTATAGGAACGACACATTTAAATTTTCACTGTTTCTCGGATTAACCAGACCCACTGAAGTCTTGAGCACACCCAGGGAAAAGAGAGACTTCCAACAAACTCCCCAGCACAGCATTCAAAGTGTGATGGAGCTTCTCAAGAACCTTCCCCAAAGCCCAGAACTCAGCGACGGTCCGCTAAAATCAatcaacaagtttgtttttgttttcactgtttCAGTAGTTTTTACTCAAGCAGTTTGTTAGAAATTGTTGGAGTCCTagaccaacaaaacaaaatctgcaataattaaacgtttacaaaaacagtttcatATAAAACATTGTCCTCTCTGTATGaatcatattttttctaaaaccaCCACGTTATTAGTATTCAAGTCTACGTGTTTAATGACTACATAGACATAAATAATGCAGTATGTATAGTCTAGTGTTTGCCTTTTTTCAGACAAATAACGAAATTGACCTATCGGTCTGGTGCTGACGGTTCTGTTGAGATTAAGTTCAAGACCAACATCTGCCCAGACAAAGACCAGGAGAAAGAAGATGTCAGTCTTGGGCAACACAAAATGCAGCAAGAATCCCCCAATAatgaagacaaggaacaagCAGGCCTGGCTGCTTGTAAAACATGTATTGTAGACATGGAACTGAAATCCAGGTACATAAAATTCCACGTAAACCACACTGTTGTATGTACATTGTATTAGTTACGCCCATCAAGATAATGGTTGTATTAATTATGAACACTCGTCGAAGTactgaaagtgaaagaaaacattataaacattatGCTAACATCACTACAGAAGGTCGTCTAGAATTAACTTATTATTTGCAGCATCGATGTCCAAGAAGAACAAACGGCCACGGATGTTCACAGAGGATTTGTTGACCCTGACATCAAAGTAATCCAACATGAGGACAGGTGAGTTTCGTGTAGTAAAACGATATAAACGATCGCTGTCTTGTGAATACAGCGTGTTGAACAGCTTCTGTTTCAGAGTAAATTTAATGAATGGTATTTTGTTTCAGTATGAACTTAAAGCAGTCAGGAGAACTCGAGGAACCAGCTACACAGGAAGACAGACTAGTGAAACCGTCCTCTCCTCCTGAAGTGGTCAGTCCTGATAGTGACTTGtcagcaaacacaaacaacttcAGTGAAAACCCAGAAGAAACCTCAAAATTGCTTGGCAAATGGAGTACTGTGGACCAGGACAGTCAAAGTCAGACATTTGAAACGCAAGCCGACCCCGAAATCCTGCTCAGGTGAGATTAACTCCCTTTGACCCCAGGTGGGGTGATAAGGATCCTTTTACAATATTAGGCAAATACTCCAAAATTGCCATTATTGTTACCACCCCCTTTCCCTctagttgtcttttttttcattgtacaTTTGTTGTCCCGACATTCTGATCATCGTAATCACATTTCCTAAGCTCCAATCTGTCTGCAGTTCTATGATATTCTTCCTTCGTATTTACTACGGGGAGATCTTGTCTTCTGTCTCCATTCTCCATGGATTTAATCATGTTGCTTACAGACATagtgattattttctttttgttatagTTTGTGCCCCTTCTAACATTATGTGGATGATGTTTGTCTTGTAGCCATGTCACTACAACCACAAAGCTTAGTGAGGATAACACGGAGCAGCAAGAGAGTTCTCCTGTCAGCGAGTCAGCTTCTGAAACAGGACTTCTGAAGGTTCGCACAGTGCAGTGACATAACATAATGATTATAAGTCACACCttagagacacacacacacagagtgtagTGACATAACTATTCCAAGCCTGAAGAGTCATTGAGTAattattgtcaaaaaaaaaaacatgtaagaGGTTTCATTATTGTGACCCTCAAGGGAGCCCTCAAGTTTACTTGGATGTTTCTCTCCGACGATCAGACCAAGCAGTGCTTGCGTCGTTTTGCTGTGAAtagttcacaaaaataaaaatattactggTATTTTCAGTACACAAGATGGCTGGCCATAAAGTGTGCAGAATTACCCCaaagtgtaaatataaataaaccatTATGTTTCGGTGTTTTTCGTCTTATTAGCTCAGACTTTCTCCTCAGGGTCGTTGTTATTTGAGGGTTAGCTATGGACCAGAAGAGTTGCAGGAATTAACTGGAAATACCTTTAGTGTAGGACTGAGAATCCACATCTCTCCATGAGATGTTACCAGTGTTATTACATATGCAACcatttgataataaaatgatattCTTTAACATAACGGATGAACGCAATAAACATGGAAtctctcattatttttatttgcaacaTCCGCACTTTATCTGTCTCGTGATGAAGACATACTGTgcagtcttttcatttttgatatCTTCATTGGATGAATGTTATTCcctgacacagacacaacatTAAAAGACCGTGTATAGATAGCAGACAGTTCATCGAAATGAAAATAGCAATAACTACGAGTGTCGGTACATTTTTGTTGATGGCTGTTTCATTACCAtttgtatataaattattttgatctTTATGGCaccttctgtctctttttttttacattatataaaatGAGAAACTACGATGGTGTAAATTACTCAGTTATGTGTTTTATCAATTTAGCTCCAGGTGTGATGAATATACGAGGATACTTTGTACTGGTTTTACAAATGTCAGTCCAAGTATTTATCATATTGATTTTGATAACTGACAACCCTGATGTTATTGTTTCGCTGAAGCTTTTTATGAATGAAAAAACactttaatgtttgtaaataaaatgtctttcttgagttttgtttttatgttttcagttttcCGTAAAGCTAAAATGCATTTTGTGctgaacatttctttgtttaagTAAAAGAAACGTTTTGCCATCTGTTGCCTTGGATACAGTTaaatacatttgaaataaataaacactgcaAGGACAGTGTGAGCtaaaataagtgaattttttaaatcttttattagAGTGAACATGAACGAGTACACAAGTTGTATTGTCATTGATCTTGCTTATCTGTATGTGTTAGCATCCAGTTCCTCAGGTAGAGATGCCCGGTCTGTTTCGCGAGTGAGTCACAAAAGTGTCTCCCCGCCAACCGAAACACAATCTGACCCAGAAAATCATGCTGAGGGGCAGGTCAGCCTCTAATCTTTTATTTGGTGCACGCGAGTGAACTGgccatttttctctctatctgtgtgtgtggcacgTGCGCCCTCGAGCGCATGTTCATACGCAAACGCACAGAGTCGCTAATGGGGAAAGAAATACCTAAGGGGAGATAAGAGAAAGCAAATTCAAAACAGGAAGCGAGACCCCTCAACCAGTTATCTGCCCTTTAACACGCCACTTTAAGGAGTGAGATCATTTTTATCTCTACGAGTAACTTTTACAAACAagtgtgcaaaataaaaatataaacacagactctctttcacacacacaagcaaatacAGAACCTGAAGCTGTATCAGCCACCCGACCACCTAGATGCTGATAGTAGTGATGGTGGTCTGTCAAGTGAAACTATTACTCTTGTAAAGTGATCAGTACACACTGATACTTTCGACATATTTGcacacctctctttctttctttcaacaacaacaacaacaactacacacACTAAGATTAAGTAGGGCTGCTCTCTAGCTCACATAAAGACTCATCACAAAGTGAGAGGAAagcatataattataataagagATATCTTTGAAACATAGAAAtcatgtatattatttttaattttactgacaAAGAACTTTGAAACGGTAAAAGAGTGAATATTgtcaataaacagaaacaataaacagaaggTCCTTTGTGCTCCAACAACGAAACAGTCATTAGAATACTTGTGAGTATGAAACAATACTTGTAATTTTACTTCcctaattgtttgtttgtgtccaatttctaatttcatttaaaagtttAAAGTCCTTTGATATTCTTTTAAATGGCCTTATAATCTACTACACACGTGTGCGCGCGgtcaagcacacaaacacacgtaccaacacacacacacacacacacacatacaaaatgattataaaatCAGAATAACAAGATTCTGTATgtaaacaacaaatgtaaagTTGATGAAAGATCCCTTAGCCTACTATCAAAGatagtctcacacacacgcacacaaggagcagaagacagagaagaaacaaaggTGACAGTAAAAACTCAAATTTCTCAACAAAAGGAATGTGATGGACAGACTAATCGAGAAatagggaaggaaaaaaaaaagaacaggtcAGTAGAGGAAGTAGTACTCAACAAACCGGTGACTATatattgttttggtgacaggagtAAAAAGCGTGAGCTGgtcagaaaaatagaaaagaactCTGAGTaaatgcaagaaagaaaagtgagaagAAGTAATCAAGGCAAGTACATTaacagaagtgaaagaaagTACAGTTAGAACTGAATGAGAgcacgagcagacgacagaggaCGAAGGAGGGGGACAGGGTCCCACATCACATATACAGCTCTCTATAGTGATGGTGACACAATGACACGTAGGAAGGAGTGTAGAACCCTACACCAGCACTAGACTGATGACACAAAATTAA
Encoded proteins:
- the LOC112568933 gene encoding uncharacterized protein LOC112568933, encoding MSCTKMMNLYLTSLLFLLDVTLCQESCRPMEVKYTIAGFIDKNVSVMFHLNETCGQDVVFRNTSMTFCRIKPSDKSIVGNYCTRFKNGSTLFLTKFNKLGEHVIQLLLENDSNVINPANVTFSISEPSKKQDKNIGIPSAPNLQDTTTSISDSKEPSSLVHIIETTSDSASTERPNNEYTITVVLTVSLVVVVIVITISLWCCWRRKRQKISRTPGCEDKDSANKDQRDNLINKSKESEDLSSLPPSPSGAFTDWQTSKGQLTFLDEDQKQAPPTEVLSTPREKRDFQQTPQHSIQSVMELLKNLPQSPELSDGPLKSINKQITKLTYRSGADGSVEIKFKTNICPDKDQEKEDVSLGQHKMQQESPNNEDKEQAGLAACKTCIVDMELKSSIDVQEEQTATDVHRGFVDPDIKVIQHEDSMNLKQSGELEEPATQEDRLVKPSSPPEVVSPDSDLSANTNNFSENPEETSKLLGKWSTVDQDSQSQTFETQADPEILLSHVTTTTKLSEDNTEQQESSPVSESASETGLLKVRTVQ